The following coding sequences are from one Panicum hallii strain FIL2 chromosome 5, PHallii_v3.1, whole genome shotgun sequence window:
- the LOC112891724 gene encoding putative wall-associated receptor kinase-like 16, with protein MASMLLLGVAILLHLPSTSAQRAPDCQTHCGDVEIPYPFGLNGTGCAIEEGFEISCNKNASGIDKPFIGNVEVLNISVSHGKTRALNAISTYCYNNNTREMEEGLWSLDFSRWWPYRFSDTDNKFIVIGCNTLAYIYNDYNRTGYTTACASVCESPKALTNGSCLGVGCCQNAIPKDLTRYDVTMYIVYNDSNSSDFNLCGYAALVETESFRFSSEYITTSSFNETYEGRQPLVLDWAIGNATCDLARNMSSYACRHRNSECVDSANGPGYLCSCSTGYEGNPYLPDGCRDADECKQNPKVCPRSAVCHNIEGGYRCSCPPWRKMDKETNSCNPDINLIIGICVGSIVLVIIIFCTRVIFERRKLTNVKNQYFQQHGGLLLFEKMKSDQGLAFTVFTEAELEQATNKFDKSEILGHGGHGTVYKGIIKDSPVAIKKCSLIDDRHKKEFGKEMLILSQINHKNIVKLLGCCLEVEVPMLVYEFIQNGTLFDLIHGKNRSLHVPFSSLLRIANEAADGLAFLHSYANPPILHGDVKTSNILLDENYMAKVSDFGASILAPTDEAQFVTMVQGTCGYLDPEYMQTCQLTEKSDVYSFGVVILEILTGKMPLKLESNDVHRSLSSNFLLAMKENNLEAMLDSQIKEHESMELLRGLAELAKHCLDMCSDNRPSMKEVSEELSRLRKLSKHPWLHHDTETENFLAGKSTSSLEIEESTEYPGRVEEMPMNDQSNSYYIR; from the exons ATGGCATCAATGCTCCTGCTCGGAGTTGCAATCCTGCTGCACCTACCATCTACATCAGCGCAGCGTGCCCCTGACTGCCAGACTCATTGCGGTGATGTGGAAATTCCTTATCCGTTTGGCCTTAATGGCACAGGCTGTGCTATAGAAGAAGGCTTCGAAATCAGTTGCAACAAGAATGCCAGTGGAATCGATAAGCCCTTCATTGGAAATGTCGAGGTTCTAAATATCTCAGTGTCTCACGGCAAGACTCGGGCGCTGAACGCCATCTCCACATATTGCTACAACAATAACACAAGAGAAATGGAAGAAGGCCTATGGTCGCTTGACTTCTCCCGATGGTGGCCGTATCGGTTCTCAGACACGGACAACAAGTTCATAGTCATCGGCTGCAACACACTCGCATACATCTACAATGATTATAACAGGACAGGATATACCACAGCATGTGCATCAGTTTGTGAGAGCCCAAAGGCCTTGACCAACGGTTCGTGCCTGGGTGTAGGCTGCTGCCAAAATGCCATACCCAAGGACTTGACCCGCTATGACGTCACTatgtacattgtgtacaatgaCTCAAACAGTTCAGACTTCAATCTATGCGGCTACGCTGCGCTGGTGGAAACAGAGTCATTCAGATTCAGCAGCGAGTACATAACCACCTCGAGCTTCAACGAGACCTACGAGGGGCGGCAGCCACTGGTTCTGGACTGGGCAATTGGAAATGCGACATGTGACCTGGCCAGGAACATGTCCTCTTACGCATGCCGCCATAGAAACAGCGAGTGTGTGGATTCGGCCAATGGCCCTGGGTATCTGTGCAGTTGCTCAACCGGGTACGAAGGGAACCCTTATCTCCCTGATGGATGCAGGG ATGCCGATGAGTGTAAGCAGAATCCAAAAGTGTGCCCCAGAAGTGCAGTTTGCCACAACATAGAAGGAGGGTACCGCTGTTCATGTCCTCCGTGGAGAAAGATGGATAAGGAAACAAACTCTTGCAACCCAGATATCAACCTTATCATAG GTATTTGTGTCGGCTCCATTGTTCTAGTGATTATCATATTCTGCACGCGTGTAATTTTTGAAAGACGAAAGCTTACAAATGTCAAGAATCAGTATTTCCAGCAACATGGAGGACTCCTATTATTTGAGAAAATGAAATCGGACCAGGGGCTTGCGTTTACAGTGTTTACTGAAGCAGAACTAGAACAAGCAACAAATAAATTTGACAAAAGCGAAATTCTCGGACATGGAGGTCATGGCACTGTGTACAAGGGGATAATCAAGGATAGTCCAGTGGCAATTAAAAAATGTTCACTAATTGATGATAGGCACAAGAAGGAGTTTGGTAAAGAAATGCTGATTCTTTCCCAGATCAATCACAAGAACATCGTTAAGCTATTGGGTTGCTGCCTTGAGGTGGAAGTCCCGATGCTAGTGTATGAGTTCATCCAAAATGGGACGTTGTTTGATCTTATTCATGGCAAGAACCGCTCATTGCATGTACCTTTCAGTTCTCTATTGAGGATTGCCAACGAGGCAGCTGATGGGCTTGCCTTTTTACATTCCTATGCGAATCCACCGATCCTACATGGTGACGTGAAGACCTCTAACATCCTTCTTGATGAGAATTATATGGCCAAGGTGTCAGATTTTGGTGCCTCAATACTTGCACCAACTGATGAAGCCCAGTTTGTGACAATGGTTCAAGGGACATGTGGTTATCTTGATCCGGAATATATGCAAACATGCCAGTTGACAGAAAAGAGCGATGTTTACAGTTTTGGTGTTGTCATTTTGGAGATCCTCACTGGAAAAATGCCACTCAAACTTGAAAGCAATGATGTACATAGAAGCTTGTCATCAAATTTTCTATTGGCTATGAAGGAGAACAATCTTGAAGCTATGTTGGACAGTCAAATAAAAGAGCATGAAAGCATGGAGTTGCTTAGAGGACTTGCGGAGCTAGCAAAACACTGTTTGGATATGTGCAGTGACAACAGGCCCTCGATGAAGGAGGTTTCCGAGGAGCTCAGCAG